A window of the Callospermophilus lateralis isolate mCalLat2 unplaced genomic scaffold, mCalLat2.hap1 Scaffold_7738, whole genome shotgun sequence genome harbors these coding sequences:
- the LOC143640923 gene encoding LOW QUALITY PROTEIN: endothelin-converting enzyme 1-like (The sequence of the model RefSeq protein was modified relative to this genomic sequence to represent the inferred CDS: inserted 1 base in 1 codon; substituted 2 bases at 2 genomic stop codons), with protein sequence MTATQCSIGCPPLGLETLKITDFQLHASTVKRYGLGAHRGRLNIQSVQNNWQVSVELASPVAQLKAQDTGRTPPVCLSEACVSVTSSILNSMDPTVDPCQDFFSYACGGWIKANPVPDGHSRWGTFSNLWEHNQAIIKYLLENSTASSSXERKAQVYYRACMNETRIEELRAKPLMELIEKLGGWNITSPWAKDNFQDTLQVVTAHYRTSPFFSVYVSADSKNSNSNVIQVDQSGLGLPSRDYCLNKTENGEGECVLTGYLNYMVQLGKLLGGGDEDAIRPQMQQILDFETALANITIPQEKRRDEELIYHKVTAAKLQTLAPAINWLPFLNAIFHPVEINASEPIVVYDKDYLEQVSALINATDRCLLNNYMIWNLVRKTSSFLDQRFXDADEKFMEVMYGTKKTCLPHWKFCVSDSENNLGFALGPMFVKATFTEDSKNIASKIILEIKKAFEESLSMLKWMDEDTRKSAKEKVDAIYNMIGYPNFIMDPKELDKLFNDYTAVPDLYFENAMRFFNFSWRVTADQLRKTPNRDQWSMTPPMVNAYYSPTKNEIVFPAGILQAPFYTRSSPKVLNFGGIGVVVGHELTHAFDDQGREYDKDGNLRPWXKNSSVEAFKQQTECMVEQYSSYSVNGEPVNGRHTLGENIADNGGLKVAYRAYQNWVKKNGEEQTLPTLGLTNDQLFFLGFAQVWCSVRTPKSSHEGLITNPHSPSRFRVIGSLSNSKEFSEHFHCPLGSPMNPHRKEPRRKRGRG encoded by the exons TCAGTCCAGAACAACTGGCAAGTCAGTGTGGAGCTGGCCAGCCCCGTTGCTCAGCTCAAGGCCCAGGACACGGGGA GAACACCCCCAGTGTGCCTGAGCGAGGCCTGCGTCTCGGTGACCAGCTCCATCTTGAACTCCATGGACCCCACGGTGGACCCCTGCCAGGACTTCTTCAGCTATGCCTGTGGGGGCTGGATCAAGGCCAACCCTGTGCCTGATGGCCACTCACGCTGGGGGACCTTCAGCAACCTCTGGGAACACAATCAAGCCATCATCAAGTACCTGCTGG AAAATTCCACAGCCAGCTCAA GAGAGAGGAAGGCCCAAGTATACTACCGCGCATGTATGAATGAAACCAGGATCGAGGAGCTCAGGGCCAAGCCCCTGATGGAGCTGATTGAGAAG CTTGGAGGCTGGAATATCACAAGTCCCTGGGCCAAGGACAACTTCCAGGACACCCTGCAGGTGGTCACTGCCCACTACCGAACCTCACCCTTCTTCTCTGTCTACGTCAGTGCAGACTCTAAGAACTCCAACAGCAATGTGATCCAG GTGGACCAGTCTGGCCTGGGCCTGCCCTCCAGAGATTACTGCCTGAACAAGACTGAAAACGGAGAAGGTGAGTGC GTGCTGACTGGATACCTGAACTACATGGTCCAGCTGGGGAAGCTGCTGGGCGGCGGGGATGAGGACGCCATCCGGCCCCAGATGCAGCAGATCCTGGACTTTGAGACGGCGCTGGCCAATATCACCATTCCCCAGGAGAAGCGTCGGGACGAGGAGCTCATTTACCACAAAGTGACGGCCGCCAAGCTGCAG ACCTTGGCACCGGCCATCAACTGGCTGCCCTTCCTCAACGCCATCTTCCACCCCGTGGAGATCAACGCGTCCGAGCCCATCGTGGTCTATGACAAGGACTACCTGGAGCAGGTCTCCGCCCTCATCAACGCCACGGACAGATG CCTGCTGAACAACTACATGATCTGGAACCTGGTGCGGAAAACAAGCTCCTTCCTCGACCAGCGCTTTTAGGACGCCGATGAGAAGTTCATGGAAGTCATGTACGGGACCAAGAAG ACCTGCCTTCCTCACTGGAAGTTTTGCGTGAGTGACTCGGAAAACAACCTGGGCTTTGCCCTGGGCCCCATGTTTGTCAAAGCGACCTTCACCGAGGACAGCAAGAACATA GCCAGCAAGATAATCCTGGAGATCAAGAAGGCCTTTGAGGAGAGCCTGAGCATGCTGAAGTGGATGGATGAGGACACCCGGAAATCAGCCAAGGAGAAG GTGGACGCCATCTACAACATGATAGGCTACCCCAACTTCATTATGGACCCCAAGGAACTGGACAAATTGTTCAACGAT TACACGGCAGTTCCAGACCTCTACTTCGAGAACGCCATGCGATTTTTCAACTTCTCATGGAGGGTCACCGCTGACCAGCTCAGGAAAACCCCCAACAGAGACCA GTGGAGCATGACCCCGCCCATGGTGAACGCTTACTACTCGCCCACCAAGAACGAGATCGTGTTTCCAGCTGGGATCCTGCAGGCGCCCTTCTACACCCGCTCCTCGCCCAA GGTCTTAAACTTTGGTGGCATTGGTGTCGTCGTGGGCCATGAGCTGACTCACGCTTTTGATGATCAAG GGCGGGAGTATGACAAGGATGGGAACCTCCGGCCCTGGTGAAAGAACTCCTCGGTGGAGGCCTTCAAACAGCAGACGGAGTGCATGGTGGAGCAGTACAGCAGCTACAGCGTGAACGGGGAGCCCGTGAACGGCCGCCACACCCTCGGGGAGAACATCGCAGACAACGGGGGCCTCAAGGTGGCCTATCGG GCTTACCAGAACTGGGTAAAGAAGAACGGGGAGGAGCAGACCTTGCCCACGCTGGGTCTCACCAATGACCAGCTCTTCTTCCTGGGGTTTGCACAG GTCTGGTGCTCTGTCCGAACGCCCAAGAGCTCTCACGAAGGCCTCATCACCAACCCCCACAGCCCCTCTCGCTTCAGGGTCATCGGCTCCCTCTCCAATTCCAAAGAGTTCTCAGAACACTTCCACTGCCCCCTTGGGTCACCCATGAACCCTCATCGCAAAGAGCCAAGACGGAAGAGAGGAAGGGGCTGA